Within the Debaryomyces hansenii CBS767 chromosome E complete sequence genome, the region tgaaatTATAGTAGACATTAATTATTAGGTATCATGAATATTAGTTAATAAAATCAGTTTAGTTAGAAATTCGGTTATCTATTCTTAACGGcatatttttgttttttatcaattgcATTAGCATTTGAAtgtgaatttgaatttgaagtcGATTCGACATCATCCAACGAAGTTGATGATGCAGCAGaacttatcaaattattattatcgtGCTCGCCTTCAAACACAGAAAGGGTTGAACTATTTTCAAGCAGTGAAGTATCAGCGTCTTCAGCATCATGCAACTCTTCATTAGCAGTTGACAAGTTGActgacgatgatgatgttCCAGCTGCTGAAGCACTAGGAATAGTTGCAGTTACACTCCTTGACGCTTGTCTGGATCTAGAAAATGTGGacatttcaaattcattattagtattattagTAGCTTGGTTGTAGAAATATGGATAGTTATTAGTAGCTGGATTCAAAAAAGAACTTTGTGGTTGAGCCTCTATGTCATTACTAGATTCGCTATTAAAGTTAATAGAAAGTGGGTCTGATTCGTTGACGTCAATTTTGTAAACTTCAGTATATGACCAACGACTGAATTTGTTATGATCAATTACAGGCAAATGCATGTATCTTGTATAATTAAACACAACAATAGACAATACTGCACCAccaattaaatcaataaaataatgatgagtTAAATACATGGTACTCCACCATAACCAAGCAGCCCAACTCCACCAAACGGCTCTcaattttggaaataaCCAGCATAAGAATAACACATCCATGACTATGCAACCAGAATGTAACGAGGGAAATGCGCCAAAGATGATAGGAGAATTGGAGAATGCAGTTGTATACATATCCACTCCTAGAATCTCATCAATTCTGCCTAATCCACCGGGGGAGCCActcattgaataattggCTGGTTCTAAACCGTACAAATTCTTGTACCATGGAGGTGCAGCAGGAAACAAAATTTGTATGATAACACCTACCAAATTCATGTAACCGAAGGCAAATCCGAACGATCTTAACGAAGTTGGAGGACTGaacaaaaatatgaagatGGCAACAACGAATGGTGCCGAGAAATGTAAAATACCATACGGAATCCATGCAAAAATATCCAAAGTTGAGTTGGTGATTTCAGCCAACacatttgataaattatctcCATACAAAACCGTTTCCATGGCTGGCAAAATCTTAACACTAATGGCAGGTCTCCAAGATGGTGGGATTTTCCCAGCACTGAAATAGAAAGCTAGCCAGGTAAATATCGGCAATGCATGAACAAAAAACTGTGATGTTAATGGAATGATAAAGCAAACGGAAAATGCACATAATATAGGTAActtaattaaaaatgatgcTGGAAATGcaataaatacaaaaaagaTTATGGACACCAAGAATCCATAGTGACATACTTCGTTAATCGTCCACTGGTGGTGCTTGAACTTATCTATGGAGATCTTACAATTAGTTTCAAACGATAAATCTGATAATGTGGATCCCCTTTGCTTTTCCAGTAAAAAATAGTAATGAAATAGTTGATATGGCTTTTGGATAACTTTCGATCTTAAGATAGACGATGACACCATATTCAAATCGTTGTATgctattatataattttgattcCTAAAAGAACTGCCTTCAATTAGTTTTTGTCGGCGGAAACCTTTTTACAAATATATCGCAGCTAGCAGCTTGCAATAGATAATCCTgacaaatgaaaataaaaattaagaataaCCGCCAAATGTCTTAAAATTGTCGGTTTGGTAATAAGTATATCTACTTCactcaaatttattataattaatctAAAGGTCCTCCGTGTTTCCACTAACGTATGGAATCACTTGTTTATAAAGTagcaaaaaaaattaattttctgACTACCAAAAGAATCCGGCTTTGTGTAATATACCTacaaaatttctttttgcGATGATTTAGAATAGGGGAACTCATGTGTATAGGACTACACCTATTAACCAGGCCAATTGAGCATATTGGGTATGGTCAGTATATTAGTCCGATTGGATGGTTGATGATCTGGTGGTGGAGAAGATATATGGACGACCAGCGTAATTAAGCTTCGTGAAATAAGCAGTATCAGCTGAATCGCATATTGTTTGAAAACTAGGCTTAAAAACTGCAGCTTAAACCATCAAATACTCTCTATAGAATCGGTTCTTAGACTCTACAACGTACTATTAGTGATAATCACAGAGAATATTAAAAAGATTCCAATTTATCTGCGTCATAACTTTCGCAGCTAAGTTATTGATTTACTACTCTCTGCGGGATATGCGTCGTCTTACGCCTAGActattttgtttattagAACTGTACCAAAAGATTTTCCTACACCGAGATTacttaattaatatttaccATATGACatataatttcttgtttattTGTAGTAGTTTATTTTCGGAAGTTAATGCTTGCAAATTATCTCGGcaattttttgcaatttttgaaaatcatCCGAAATATTATGCATAACAACTGATTACTAAAACTAAACCCGATTAACTAAATATACCGCAATGGGGACGTATTGTAAATTACCTATAGGTATAAAGACGAACATACACAATTTCCATAATGGTCTCCCCTTTCCTTACAAGTTCATacaatttccaaaattcCCAATGCACAGCTACTAGCTACATGAGGTATGATTAGCAGTAAATTAATTGTATACAGGTCTAACAAGGACGAAAACTGTAGACTACCATGCAAATGGATTATAATACCAAATTATCGTGCACATACCAAATGGGTATGACTATCGAAAACACCTGTTCAGTATAAACTTAATTAATCGACAACGAAAGAATAAAACTATTCAATGCCAgtagaagaaacagaaacaGAGGTCATTTTGACACTTCCAAACGACCCAAACACTAAAGTTACCATTTTAAAGTACGGTGCTACCATCATTTCGTGGGAGAATAAAGgagatgaaaaattatggtTATCAAAAGCAGCAAAGCTTGATGGATCCAAGCCAGTAAGAGGAGGTGTTCCATTAGTATTCCCATGTTTTGGAAAATGTAACGATGAGAGCAATCCAGCCTATAAATTACCACAACATGGATTTGCAAGAAATTCTACCTGGGAATTTTTGGGACAAACTACTGAAAGTCCTGTAACCATTCAATTTGGATTAGGTCCAGAACAAGTTGACCaagatttatataaattgtGGAATGATGGGTTATACGACTTTACATTGATCTTGTCAATTACTTTGGGAGAAGATCATttaaaaacaaatataGAAGTGGAGAATACTGGCGATAAAGATTTTAAGTTCAACTGGTTATTCCATACCTACTTCAAAATCCCAGATATTACGGACATAATAGTTAACAATTTTACCGATGCTAAATGCTACGATCAGTTAATTGGCGAAACATATGAAGAAAAGGCTCCAATGATTAGTTTtactgaagaatttgacaGAATCTATAAAGGTATTGATACCCAGAAGACCTTCCAAATGATCGAATTAGGTAAGGTTTTAATGAATGTTCAAAGAGAGAACTTGCCTGATAGCGTTGTTTGGAATCCATGGATCAAAAAATCAGAAGGTTTGGCCGATTTCGAGCCAAAGGATGGTTACATGAACATGTTGTGCATAGAACCAGGCCATGTTGcagaattcaagaatttgaaatctgGTGAAAAATGGAGTGGTGCACAAATATTATCTACTGGTGGTGAAATTAAAGTTCAAACTAACATTTATTAAGTATAATACgtaaatattcaagaaatatacaaatgtattcaattaaatttgtctttaaatctttgaaaCTTGTTTAAAGATTTTTgagatgaagaaa harbors:
- a CDS encoding DEHA2E12870p (no similarity), which translates into the protein MRRLTPRLFCLLESYQKIFLHRDYLINIYHMTYNFLFICSSLFSEVNACKLSRQFFAIFENHPKYYA
- a CDS encoding DEHA2E12848p (some similarities with uniprot|P36107 Saccharomyces cerevisiae YKL004W AUR1 Phosphatidylinositol:ceramide phosphoinositol transferase (IPC synthase) required for sphingolipid synthesis) — its product is MVSSSILRSKVIQKPYQLFHYYFLSEKQRGSTLSDLSFETNCKISIDKFKHHQWTINEVCHYGFLVSIIFFVFIAFPASFLIKLPILCAFSVCFIIPLTSQFFVHALPIFTWLAFYFSAGKIPPSWRPAISVKILPAMETVLYGDNLSNVLAEITNSTLDIFAWIPYGILHFSAPFVVAIFIFLFSPPTSLRSFGFAFGYMNLVGVIIQILFPAAPPWYKNLYGLEPANYSMSGSPGGLGRIDEILGVDMYTTAFSNSPIIFGAFPSLHSGCIVMDVLFLCWLFPKLRAVWWSWAAWLWWSTMYLTHHYFIDLIGGAVLSIVVFNYTRYMHLPVIDHNKFSRWSYTEVYKIDVNESDPLSINFNSESSNDIEAQPQSSFLNPATNNYPYFYNQATNNTNNEFEMSTFSRSRQASRSVTATIPSASAAGTSSSSVNLSTANEELHDAEDADTSSLENSSTLSVFEGEHDNNNLISSAASSTSLDDVESTSNSNSHSNANAIDKKQKYAVKNR
- a CDS encoding DEHA2E12892p (similar to uniprot|Q03161 Saccharomyces cerevisiae YMR099C Hypothetical ORF), coding for MPVEETETEVILTLPNDPNTKVTILKYGATIISWENKGDEKLWLSKAAKLDGSKPVRGGVPLVFPCFGKCNDESNPAYKLPQHGFARNSTWEFLGQTTESPVTIQFGLGPEQVDQDLYKLWNDGLYDFTLILSITLGEDHLKTNIEVENTGDKDFKFNWLFHTYFKIPDITDIIVNNFTDAKCYDQLIGETYEEKAPMISFTEEFDRIYKGIDTQKTFQMIELGKVLMNVQRENLPDSVVWNPWIKKSEGLADFEPKDGYMNMLCIEPGHVAEFKNLKSGEKWSGAQILSTGGEIKVQTNIY